AGGAACTAGGAAGGCAACTGCTTAGCCATCATCAGTTTACCGGACTAATAACAATGTTTTCCGAATTTTGAGTTTCCTGGCAGATATTCTTTACAAGTAGCTTGTTTGTCAGTCAGCTCATTCATTTGTGACTATCTTGTAGAATTTTGGCTTTCCTAGTATTCAAAAGATCAAATAACGCAACCCAACGGTAGATGCAAGTCAGAAAGTGCAAACCCAGAGGAAGGAGTGGGGGAGTATATGCTTGAGGATGATGCATCCGAGAATGCTAAACATCGTTCATCAACAATTTCGAATAAACTTCAGCGGTTAAAGATTACATGTGAATCCCATGTGAATCCCAAGAAGCCCACAAGAACTAGTTAGAATAACAATGGTGAATTGGACCAATTGGTGGCAATCCAAGgttgattataaaaaaatatatcaatgaCAAAACAGATTAAGAGAtgacacaaaaaaaattcaagccaCAGCTTTCAAAGATGGAATTGAATCACCTTTTGCATAACTCGTTGGCAGACCGAACCCCGTTGTAGCAGATGAACCACATCAATACAACCACCAGAATGTCTATATTCGTTAAGGATTCACACTAACCAAACCTCAACTCAAAGAACTGATCTTTAATCTAAAACTCCATACTATAGAAACTTGccaatttttgtttcaaaaaacgACATCAATTAATACGACGGTAAGATCAAATTAATCCATATAGTGAAACCATTGATTCAaacaagtaaaagaaaaaattaaccaGATCAACAAAAGTAGGATACTGAAGAGACAACGCTCCCACCAGTCTAACATGTACAGCCCGAAGGTGACGTTGTAGAGATAGATCTTGCGTTGTACCCAATTCATCGATTCAAATCTGTTATCAGAGTAATTTAATGGAGCGGCATGATAACATAAAAATCGAAAATTTAATCAAAAATCAGAGCGATCGGGGCAAATTCAGGAGACCCAGAAAGACGGTTCGTCTCACCTTTGAATGTTCCGCGTGTAATCGAAAGGGTTGAAAAGAGTTGTTTTCTAGGACAAATCTGCAAGGAAACATGGATTATACATACACGGAACAAAAAACATCACTTGGAAAATAGGAAAACAAACAGATTGAATTACGAATCCACGTGTAAGCTGATCGATACTTGCAAGAAGAATAGAAGTAGAGCAAATTTAGAGTGACCCTTGCATACGAAAACGCATAAAGGGGAGAGTTCCAAAGATGTTGAAGTTTCAGACCTGAACATTAGAGATCTATTGCGTTATAGTTTGGGGCTTTTTACTCCATTCAACCATTGTCACCCATTCAAACACACAAATataaccgagagagagagagagagagagagagagagagagcgcaccagatcgggagggagagagagaagtcgTAGCAGACGGACCACAAATCTTCGTTTTGATTTGCCGCCTGCTAAAATACCATTGAATTTCCGTCCTTTATTTAACTATTGACAATTCGCACTGTTCTGTTTCGTTGACagtttaggctctgtttggaacttgcgaaaaaaaagtagaaaaaaagaaaaacattttcctttccttgtttggttcttgAAACAGAGGAggaaaaattacaaatttcaaTTCAACTTTACTCCCAAATTCTCCTCAATTTTCCCTCACATTTTCTTTCTAatgattttctctcttcttttccctttctttccccAAATTCCAAAAATAGCCTTAATCTACTACCtataagagcatccccaatggggatgcaTTTTAGAAGTGGTTGtatagttattttagatgtaaAAAGTAGTTAAAAGTTGGttagatgtaaaatagaacCCATGCCTATCCAATGGTGGGatgtaaaaaaaagatggataattaactaactttCCATCCTCCTTAATTTTCCTTAACTTTCTTAATCCTAATTTAAATACTACttccgttgaaaaataattttggtatccggTAATcgagaactttaaaaaaaaaaatttcggaaaaaaaaaaaaacttccttctcatttttctttttttttacttctcatccACTTCAGTAACACAATTTACTTCATCCATTTACTCCCATCAATTCTCAACCACGTCATTTAATTGATCCATTTACTCCAcactctcaactacaccatttactATAGTCATTTACTTATATCTACTCTCACCTACATCATTTACTGTCATCTACTTTCACCTACATTATTTACTCTCATCTACTCTCACCTACACCATTTACTTCAGTCATTTACTCTTATCtactctcaactacaccatttacttaccatctatatatactatCCTCCCCATTATTCATTCTCACACTCAAATCTATATACAGTcttctctttccaaaaaaatcatcatgagCAATTTAACCCACAGAATATTACTGGGAGAATTTGACGGATCTTCCTCCGATGATGATGAGATTACAATGGTGCAAATGATCATGGCCAGGCaataccaaaaatttcaaagaagacGCCAACAAGGAGGTCATGTTGGTTCTACAAGCGGTCGAGCCTGGATCCCCCGTGACAGAGTTGCTGCCGACCAACGACTCAATGATGATTATTTTTGTGAGTATCCGCTCTATGACGAAAAATTGTTTCAGCAACGTTTTCGAATGAGTCGACCCTTATTTCACAAGATCTTGGGCAAACTCCAAGAGCATGACGTGACGTTCGTCCAAAGGAATGATGCGACGGGAGCTGTAGGTCTTTCTGGTATCCAAAAGATGACAGCAGCTCTGAGGATGATGGCATACGGGACGCCTGCTGATAGTCTTGATGAGTATCTCAAGATTGGGGGAAGTACAGCAGTTGAGTCTCTTCAAAGCTTCTGTAGAGGCGTTATCTCTATTTTTGAAGCAGAATACCtgagaaaaccaaatgaagCAGATACTGCAAGGCTCCTACATGTGGGCAATCAACGTCGTTTTCCTGGAATGCTAGGCAACTTGGATTGTATGCATTGGCAGTGGGACAAATGTCCAACTGCTTACCATGGCTTCTTTAGTGGCCGCAGCGGAAAACCCACTATCGTACTTGAAGCAGTTGCATCGTATGATTTGTGGATTTGGCATGCTTTCTTTGGCATGCCAGGTTCATTCAATGATATCAACGTGCTTGATCAATCTCATCTCTTTGATTATCTCAGTGCAGGTCGTGCCCCTCCAGCCCATTTTATTGTTAACGGGAGTCAGTACGACATGGGGTACTACCTTGCTGATGGTATATATCCAAAATGGGCGACTCTCGTCCAAACCATTTCTCAACCACAAGGAAGAAAGAAGCAACACTTTGCGAGGATGCAGGAGGCATGTCGCAAGGATGTTGAAAGGGCATTTGGCGTACTCCAAGCACGCTGGGCAATTGTGAGAGGACCGGCGCGATTCTGGAATGAGGAGGATCTAGGCTacatcatgaaaacatgtgtCATTTTGCATAACATGATAATTGAAGACCAACGTGATCATGATGCTAGTGATGAAATTACTGAACTTCTTTCTTCCAACCCAATTCAAGTTTCGAGAGATATCACTCCTgcattggttgatttctttaaaaataaccGGAGGATTCGATCAAATGAGGCACATCATTCGCTCCGCAATGATCTTATTGAACACCTATGGGCCCGTAATGGAGATGAAGAATGAGGTTCCCgtgtcttgtatttcattatcgagtcgtgtatttcattttcgagtcttgtatttcattatcgagtcttgtatttcattatcgagtcttgtattgcattttcgagtcttgtatttcattatcgagtcttgtatttcattatcgagtcttgtattgcattttcgagtcttgtatttcattatcgagtcttgtatttcattatcgagtcttgtattgcattttcgagtcttgtatttcattatcgagtcttgtatttcattttcgagTCTTGTACTTCATTAGCtaaataaaatgcattttattatCGAATAGTACTCAACGATTACATCAAAGTCAAGATTATTACATAATTGCTAAAGACTATTACATAtgacaataaaaatttattacaatCAATAATCAGGAAAATCAGGAAAATAACCGTTCGAACTTGAGCTAGCCGTCCATTTAGCCAAGATTTCACCCTTGCGATACTGATAATAAGCCTTCATTTGGGGGTCTTGAACCAAATCCAAGTCCATTTGCATAATCCTATCTtccatctctttttcctttattgctGCCTTCCTCTCCTCAAGCGCCACCCTTCTCTCATCATTTGTTGTACTCCTTTCCAAAGCCGCGACTCTTCTTGCTTCCATTTCAGCTCTCCTACTTTCCTTGTCAGATGTAGTTTGGTTGAATTTTTCCATCAAGTTGATCCATTCACGTTCCTCATTTCCTGATTTTTTGGTCTTCAATAATTTTGCCTTTGATGCTTTACATCCAGGAGGCCTCTTTCTTGGAGACTGAACACTACCTCCACTCGTAGGATTGCTATCTTCCAATGTAGTCgatgtgtttggaacttgagagaaatcaggagagtctaagtttggattttgagagaaatcAGGAGATAGCGGGACCGAACTTGTATCCATTTGTGAAGATCTTGGGTCGGACCGGGGTGGGGTTAAATCCGCCCACTTCATACTGTGTTCTAAGATTGCCCAGCAACAATCCAAATTGGCGAAAGGTTTAGTCTCAGTATCTTTGTAATGTCTCTTCGCTAGATCAATCTatacaaataataacaaaataatttaattaattatcaaaataataatattaactaattcaatttaattaaatatcaaaataataatattaactaattcttatgaaaacaaaataatattattaacaaaataatttaattaaatatcaaaataataatattaactaattcttatgaaaacaaaataatattattaacaaaataatttaattaaatatcaaaataataatattaactaattcttatgaaaacaaaataatattattaacaaaataataatacctCATTTTGTTCTGTCATTCCACTTTGATGTTGCCTTTGAATTTGCCTTAAATGTCCACGATATTTGTTGCAAGCTTGCTGGATGACTTGCCATCGAGACTTGATAGAAGCATCCGATCGTACATCACCTCCTGTGAATTCGGTATATTTTTTTGCAACCCGATCCCATAATTTAGATCGTGGTTGGTTGGTACCGATAATCGGGTCTTGACTAACGCACAAGTAAGCATTACAAATTGCTTCATCTTGATCGGAGTTGAACGATTTTCCTCTCGCACTACGACTTCCTTCTGCCATAATtgatacactattttttttggagggtgtttgtggagaatgaaaattttttttgttgtctaaaatCCTACTAACACACATTTAtaagcaaggaaaaaaaaaatgaccgttggaatttttttcatcCGTTGGTGGTGACCAACGGTCGGATcctaattaaggaaaaaaaaaaaaaaaaaacaaacggtTAGAATTTGCTTTCCCACACCCAAACCCAGGCCCAACTTTACTCTCAGTCTTTCTAATCTTTCTTCTTtatctgttctctctctctctctctctctctctctacgaaccCAGAACACGCCTCCTCCCAAAAAAAACCAGatgaccctctctctctctctctttctctactgCAGCAGAcccacccccctctctctctctctctctctctctttctctctctctctggttttgTAGAACCCAGccctcctctccctttctttgAACCGAAGGGAATCACAGCCGGAAGGGCATGGCCGGCGAGGGTTTCAGAATGGCACGCCGGCGGCATGCATCTGCGCCGTCCATGGATCGTCAAGAATCGGGGTGAGGGACGGTCATCTCCGGATTCCGGAGTACTCTACCAGATTCCGGCGAGTTCTTCCATTTTCCGACGACTTTTCGACGAAATCAGGTGACCTCCGATTGTCCAAAATTCTGGTATTTTCAGTTGGGTGGTGACCTGTCAATTATAGCTGTAGTTATGTGGGGATGGAAATATCCATCTCCTTTTCCATCTCTGCCATTTTACAACCTGATTTGTTccattttacatccccattggaggggtttttttttgcatcCGGTGCTATTTTAAGTATAGCACCTgcttttacatccccattggggatgctctaataACATAATAATAAAAGGAGGAGTAGGGAGTCGATTGTATCTCCCACAGATCTCAAAAAGACCATTACATTCCTGTCTTCGGTGGCGGAAAGACATAGAGACAAGGGTGGGCAGCAGACCCCACTAGCTACCAAATTTTTATAGAGATAGGTATaatttttacccaatttttactaatttgaccccatttgaaaatttatttttgccctAGTTCATATAAGGGTTTTGCATTTAAGGCAAAAAGGAGTCAAAATAGAATTTATGCCCACAAAATTCCCAAACGTAGCCCTAGTTTGTTTGTTTCTCAAAACAAATCAAGGGTTTCATTCATAAATTACACATAGTTCAAACTCCCTACCCCACTTATCGAAAATCCTGGCTCTGCCAATCTTCCTAAGTTATCTCCAATACGTCCTAAAGCTATAAAAACGCATATGGTATCTCATCGAcgatctcagccgtccaaacgtgttttgagcGATCTggattttaaagagagaaaaagaggagagagtgtggtcgggtgagaggagagagaaaataaatctAGATTGTCCAAAACATGGTTGGATGACTGGAATCGCTGACGGGTACCACCAAGTGGTACCCATTCGGCACCCAAAAGTTTCTTGTATAAGATTTCCAATAGTGTCCATCCAGCACAGAATATTCTTGGGAAAAGGTGTGTAGTGTAATTTCTTTGTCTAGTGTAATTTTCTTGGGAAAAGACCATTACATtacggctccgtttgttttgaactcaaaaatattttacccacTTTGCAGGCTAGATAACAccaagtaaaatattttttgttgtaaaatattttatcccaTCCAATGCAAAGCGTTTTGAAGTGTGGGAATTGTACAACATGTctgttactctctctctctctctctctctctctctctctctctctctctctctctctctcttgttataaaatattttatcccaTCCAGTGCAAAACGTTTTGAAGTGCAGGAATTGTACAGCATGTCcttgttactctctctctctctctctctctctctctctctctctctctctccgttggGGAATGAACCAAATTAATTTGGAAAACCACTAGCAAGTtaagggtagtcctatggtacacaccccttattaaggAGTGTATCGTACGCACCATaattttaaacccttggatttgagagtgaataatccggaccacacatttattaaatcaattaacaaaataaaaaaatggcttaaCAGGTTAACGGTGGCTCTCCCTCTTgactctctctcgctctccatATCTCCTCTCTGGCTCTCTCTCCCGCTCTCCCTCCTgactctctctcgctctccatATCTCCTCTCTGGGTactggctctctctccctcccactgACTACCCTTCGAAGACCTCACTCCGACGATTTCCTCCGCCATCCTCCTACATCTCAATCTATCGTGATTTCGCAGGACTATCGTCTCTGTCCCTCCCACTACTCGTTCTGGTTTGACGACCACACTCGGGTGACCACTCACTCCGACGTCCTCGCTAGCGTGATAGTAAGTCTTTCTCCCTTTCTCTTCGGGCTTGGTAACGATAGGGGAGCAACCGCAGGCTCATTCCATCTTGTTCGTTTTAATTGAATCCTTTCATGGGTTAAgaaattagttttttctttAGAGAAAAACTAGGGCTTTTTCCATAGATAAGGAATTGGTTCAACCTTTTGATTGTGTAGTTTTTTTATGCCTTCATCACATCAATGGTATTCATagttgaatgaaaattttgatttcgtAGTTTCACtgcgaaccacatgttcgataAAATGCTTCTCTCAACTATATGACTCCAATGTATGATGGACATTAGCTCTACATACTACATATCATCTTAGTTTGTGAGAAAATTGAACTGATTGATTGTTTCTAGATGCTAAAATCAGAATAGCCGAAATGATCTTGCAAGATTAGGCTTGGATACCCTTAGTATATTTGCCCTCAATGGGTTAAAGTATCCTTTACTTTTCGAGCTTTCCCCATCAAATTGACAAACGAAGAAAACTTGAGGGAAAAAAAGTGTGCTTGCATTATGCATATTGATGTACTATCGCATGACACGGGCTCGAACAATCAacacacataaataaatattgaagctaaatatttttttaagtacttttcAAGTTAAATACTGAAGCAAACAATCAGCACCTATGACGGAGACGCGGAGTGCATTACGAACTAATGCTGGCTTTTTCATGTTGAGTATCAAAAATATGATTATTAAACTTTGGGATTTCAATGCTAGGAACTTCACCTGGTAACCTAATTAAGCCCATCTTTGTTCTCTATTTTGAAACAATAGTTTAATGGCTTTTTCCCCCCTTTGAAACAATTCTAGAACTCAAATTTGTCCTTAGAACCATGAACCAGGAAATGGCTTGACAAGTTAATTGGATTCTGACTTTAACCTTGGTGTACTTAATTCTATTGTCCATAGggcatatatatacacatcCTAACTCTAATGTTAAGAGCACTAAAGGAATTCTTTGTAAAATTTGGTAATCTATCCAAGAGAAACGAGAATGCAGGGGTATGACCCTTACATTTTAGAACTTCTATTTTTTATGTTCagacaaagttttttttttttttttttgcattcctCAACTAACTTTGAACATGCAGTTTCAACTTCTCCGATACAGAAATATTGGAATTGTAATCCATGATGAGCGGGACCATAATGTGAACACCTTATTTGTAATCTGTGATGCCGTGATGAGCAATCACAACGAACTTCATATACAGTGATCACAACGAACAAGGATTTCATTCCTGTTGTGGTATAATTTCATTCCtgttgtgcttttttttttttttggttcaaataaAGAACTTTAAGTTTTGCTTCATATATTTCTGTAGCTTATTCAACCAACAGATGTTTAAGTTTTGCCTGTCATGTCACCTGTCTCCGAAGTGTCTGACACGGATACGTCGATCTCTAGAAGTGTCAGTGTTACATGAAACTATGTGACCCCTCAATGTTACATGAACAGGTTGATACGTACTTTGTTCACGGATACAATGTTGATCATTTGCATGTGTTGATTATTCGATCCGTGCCCAAACACTAGAAGAAATCTATTTGaccctaatttaagaaaaaatattccCGTATAAATAGCTTCGTTGGCTAATTTGGTCAATagtttcgtaattcattttagttaTGTTCAAAATGCGTTGAGccatgccttcaggcacgggcaaacccTAGTATCTCCAATGTTATGTGCAGATGGTAGGGGTAAGTAGTTTATGGGTAATTGGAGAGTGGGGGTTGGAGTTTAGGGGTTAATGATATTTGGAGACAATAAGGGTTGATGATATTTGGAGACAATAGAACTGTacattttagttattgagtAGAGCTACTTTTTTGATTGGAGGCATCAAACTTCCATGCGCGTTGAGGACCAAAATTTAATCCGAGGGGATACAAACCCAggtaaagggaaaaaaaaagtttcagttTGAATTCTATTCTTTTTGTAATCATGTcattgttttttatgttttccttttgttaTGTTTCAGTTTCATTCAATTCACTTTCTCCAACTCTCTCGGAATTTCAATTTGAGACCAATTGGATTAGGTCAATTAGtcaagagaggaaagagagaggtaTGCATCCAATACATTTGGCTATCACTTTTTACACTTTTGGTGGAtgatttcaatttttaaaaatactcgCGTTGTCAATTTAGAGGCTTGATGAACTATTTTTAAGCATTTGGTAAATATCATAAATCCATTAGTTCTCAAAGCTTCTTGTGATTGCTCATGGTTAAACCCAATCATCACTTGGGTATAGTTATCCATTTTATGtgtctttatttaattgtttTAACTATAGCCCTTTACTTTTCTTGGTATGTAGATATTATGGATCAGTTCGATGGTGGTCAGGGTGGTCATGCAAATGTCCACAATGATAAATTTAATTCTAGCAGTTATAGTAAGAATGACATTCTCGAGTAGAAATTTGATTCAGAGGATGATGCACATGCCTTCTATAATGCATACGCTAAGGAAATGGGGTTTAGCATACGGAAAGATAGGTTGAAAGTTGACGAGGCTAATGTGCCTCGTAAGAGGAAATGGGTATGTTCAAAGCAAGGTCGAAGAGCAAAAAAACATTTGGACCGTAAGGATTGGAAAAGACCCCCCCGGGATGAAACTAGAGTTGGATGTCGAGCTACTTTCAGCATCCGATATGATAAAGGAGTTGAAAAATATGTGGTGACCCACTTTGACGATGAACACAACCATCCATTTATAGAGAAACGTTGCGTGCCTTTCCTCCTCTCACATAGGTGTGTGAGTGATGCGGTTAAAGCTTAAACAAAAGCTATGCACAATGTCGGTGTGAAGACATGTTAGATCATGGATTTGAAGGTCAATGAATCAGGGGGGTACGGGGATGTGGGCTTCACTCTGAAAGATCTGCAGAACAAAATTGAAGTTGAGCGTAGAGTAGAACTCAAAGACGGGGATACAGAGGGTGCTTTGGGTTACTTATCTGCGAGAGCCAATGCCGACCcattatttttcttcaagtataCTGTGGATGAGGACAACCGGCTAGGTAAATTGATTTGGGCAGACTCGAAGTCTCGGATGGACTATGCTGCTTTCGGTGATGTACTGATATTCGACACAACCTATCGAACTAATGCATGTAAGAAACCGTTTGTCATTTTAGCTGGCGTGAGTAACCATTTTCTTACGACTATTTTTGGTTGTGCCTTGTTGGTTGATGAGACATTTGCAACATACACATGGGTGCTGGAAACCTTAATGGAGGCCATGGATAACAAACGACCTGTGTCCGTAGTGACAGATGGTGATAGGGCAATGCGTCAGACAATTCAAAAAGTCATTCCGGATTGTAGGCATCGTCTTTGTTTGTGGCATCTGTCGCGAAATGACGCGACAAATATCCACAAACCTGAGTTTCAAGAAGATTTCAAGCGGTGTATGCAAATGGATTATGAAATAGATGAGTTTGAAAACGTTTGGGATCAGGTGgtgaaacggtacaatactgagcAAAAACCTTAGGTGTTGGAGACTTATAGCAAACATTCTTTATGGGCTCAGGCATATCTTTGTGGCTATATGTTTGCTGGGGCATCGAGTACACAGTGGGTAGAAGGCATGAATGCCTATTTCAACTAGTTCTTAAAACAGAGACTAAGGCTATTTGAATTTATGGTACATTATGATAGGGCTTTTAGGCGTATTCGGAATAGAGAGGCAAAGGCAGAGGTCCGAATAGAGAACAGTTTTCCGGTATTGACTACACCACTGAAGCGTCTAGAGAAACATGAAGCCGGCATGTTCACTCGAAATATTTTCTTGTTATTTCGTGAGAAGCTTGCCCGAGCAGGCAAGTACATTGTGGAGAAACAGTTGTGATTGAGGGGATAGACCATCACAAGTATTACTTATCTAAATACGGGTCACCTGAGAAAACATGGACAGTTGACTATCATCCAGCGGATAATCAAATGATGTGTTCTTGCTTGAAATTCGAATCGTTTGGCATACCCTGCTGCCACATGATTTGTGTTATGAAATTAAACTATCTATTGTGTATTCCTCAGAATTGTGTCTTGCAGAGGTGGGCGAGGCAACATAGGCCTAACCATCAGGTACATAGTCATAGCAAAATTGATACTACACTAACTCAGACAGCACGTTACGGTATATTAAGCTCACTTTTCAACGAGGTGTCGTATTATGCCTCACACACTGACTTGGATTTCAAAGAGGCTAGGGAAGTAGCCGTCCAGTTTTTGTGGAAGTTGAAGAAACGCCAGGAAATGACAAAGGAGGATAACCTCAACAGTGTTCAAGGAAATAAGAAGACCAAGCTGTTTGGTATTGGGGATCCTAATATAGTCAAAACCAAAGGTAATCCGGGGGGGAACTCTTCTATGGGCAAACCCAAAAGGCCAAGGACATGTGGAAGGTGCAAGGTTCCAGGCCACACAAAGA
This DNA window, taken from Rhododendron vialii isolate Sample 1 chromosome 8a, ASM3025357v1, encodes the following:
- the LOC131336692 gene encoding uncharacterized protein LOC131336692, coding for MNWVQRKIYLYNVTFGLYMLDWWERCLFNILVVVLMWFICYNGVRSANELCKR
- the LOC131298567 gene encoding protein ALP1-like, whose protein sequence is MSNLTHRILLGEFDGSSSDDDEITMVQMIMARQYQKFQRRRQQGGHVGSTSGRAWIPRDRVAADQRLNDDYFCEYPLYDEKLFQQRFRMSRPLFHKILGKLQEHDVTFVQRNDATGAVGLSGIQKMTAALRMMAYGTPADSLDEYLKIGGSTAVESLQSFCRGVISIFEAEYLRKPNEADTARLLHVGNQRRFPGMLGNLDCMHWQWDKCPTAYHGFFSGRSGKPTIVLEAVASYDLWIWHAFFGMPGSFNDINVLDQSHLFDYLSAGRAPPAHFIVNGSQYDMGYYLADGIYPKWATLVQTISQPQGRKKQHFARMQEACRKDVERAFGVLQARWAIVRGPARFWNEEDLGYIMKTCVILHNMIIEDQRDHDASDEITELLSSNPIQVSRDITPALVDFFKNNRRIRSNEAHHSLRNDLIEHLWARNGDEE
- the LOC131336693 gene encoding uncharacterized protein LOC131336693 encodes the protein MCVSRILDNKKNFHSPQTPSKKNSVSIMAEGSRSARGKSFNSDQDEAICNAYLCVSQDPIIGTNQPRSKLWDRVAKKYTEFTGGDVRSDASIKSRWQVIQQACNKYRGHLRQIQRQHQSGMTEQNEIDLAKRHYKDTETKPFANLDCCWAILEHSMKWADLTPPRSDPRSSQMDTSSVPLSPDFSQNPNLDSPDFSQVPNTSTTLEDSNPTSGGSVQSPRKRPPGCKASKAKLLKTKKSGNEEREWINLMEKFNQTTSDKESRRAEMEARRVAALERSTTNDERRVALEERKAAIKEKEMEDRIMQMDLDLVQDPQMKAYYQYRKGEILAKWTASSSSNGYFPDFPDY
- the LOC131336694 gene encoding protein FAR1-RELATED SEQUENCE 5-like; protein product: MDLKVNESGGYGDVGFTLKDLQNKIEVERRVELKDGDTEGALGYLSARANADPLFFFKYTVDEDNRLGKLIWADSKSRMDYAAFGDVLIFDTTYRTNACKKPFVILAGVSNHFLTTIFGCALLVDETFATYTWVLETLMEAMDNKRPVSVVTDGDRAMRQTIQKVIPDCRHRLCLWHLSRNDATNIHKPEFQEDFKRCMQMDYEIDEFENVWDQVVKRYNTEQKP